In a single window of the Rhizobiaceae bacterium genome:
- the edd gene encoding phosphogluconate dehydratase: MTARKEIESITQRIRERSRTGREIYLERIDAAAGRAANRAVLSCGNLAHGFAVCSPSEKVALGGDRVPNLGIITSYNDMLSAHQPFETFPALIKEAAREAGGIAQVAGGVPAMCDGVTQGQPGMELSLFSRDVIAMATAIGLSHNMFDAAVYLGVCDKIVPGLVIGALTFGHLPAVFIPAGPMTSGLPNDEKAKIRQLYAEGKVGRAELLEAESKSYHGPGTCTFYGTANSNQMLMEIMGLHTPGASFVNPNTPLREALTREAARRALAITHLGNAYTPVGRMIDERSIVNGVVGLHATGGSTNHTLHLVAMAAAAGIRLTWQDISDLSETVPLLARVYPNGLADVNHFNAAGGMGFLIRELLDAGYLHEDVQTVWGEGLRPYTVEARLGADGGVTRVPAPELSGDDKVLTTAYRPFQPTGGLKVLGGNLGHAIIKTSAVKPERRYIEAPALVLDSQQALNDAFKAGELDRDFVAVIRFQGPKANGMPELHRLTTVLGILQDRGHRVALVTDGRMSGASGKVPAAIHVTPEALDGGPIGKVRTGDVVRLDAEGGMLEVLVSAAELKSRPKAVADLSGNDFGMGRELFLGMRQMAGRADEGASVFAG, translated from the coding sequence ATGACCGCCAGGAAAGAGATCGAATCGATCACCCAGCGCATCCGCGAGCGCTCCCGCACGGGCCGCGAAATCTATCTGGAGCGCATCGACGCGGCGGCGGGCCGCGCCGCCAACCGCGCGGTGCTTTCCTGCGGCAACCTTGCGCACGGCTTCGCCGTCTGCTCGCCTTCGGAAAAGGTGGCGCTCGGCGGCGACCGGGTGCCCAATCTCGGCATCATCACTTCCTACAACGACATGCTGTCGGCGCATCAGCCGTTCGAGACCTTTCCCGCGCTCATCAAGGAAGCCGCGCGGGAAGCGGGCGGCATCGCGCAGGTGGCGGGCGGCGTTCCGGCGATGTGCGACGGCGTCACGCAGGGCCAGCCCGGTATGGAGCTTTCGCTGTTCTCACGCGACGTCATCGCCATGGCCACGGCCATCGGCCTGTCGCACAACATGTTCGACGCCGCCGTCTATCTCGGCGTCTGCGACAAGATCGTGCCCGGCCTCGTGATCGGCGCGCTCACCTTCGGCCATCTCCCGGCGGTATTCATCCCCGCCGGTCCCATGACCTCCGGACTGCCGAACGACGAGAAGGCGAAGATCCGGCAGCTTTATGCCGAGGGAAAGGTGGGCCGCGCAGAACTGCTGGAAGCCGAGTCGAAAAGCTATCACGGCCCCGGCACCTGCACCTTCTACGGCACCGCCAACTCCAACCAGATGCTGATGGAGATCATGGGCCTGCACACGCCCGGCGCTTCCTTCGTCAACCCCAACACGCCGCTGCGCGAAGCGCTCACGCGAGAAGCGGCGAGGCGCGCGCTTGCCATCACCCATCTCGGCAACGCCTACACGCCGGTCGGGCGCATGATCGACGAGCGCTCCATCGTCAACGGCGTCGTCGGGCTGCATGCCACCGGAGGCTCCACCAACCACACCCTGCATCTCGTCGCCATGGCGGCCGCGGCGGGCATCCGCCTCACCTGGCAGGACATTTCCGACCTGTCGGAAACGGTCCCGCTTCTGGCGCGCGTCTACCCGAACGGGCTGGCGGACGTGAACCATTTCAACGCGGCGGGCGGCATGGGTTTCCTGATCCGAGAACTGCTCGACGCCGGCTATCTGCATGAGGATGTGCAGACCGTGTGGGGCGAGGGGCTGCGGCCCTACACCGTCGAGGCCCGGCTTGGGGCCGACGGCGGCGTGACCCGCGTTCCCGCGCCCGAACTGAGCGGCGACGACAAGGTGCTCACCACCGCGTATCGCCCCTTCCAGCCGACCGGCGGCCTCAAGGTGCTTGGCGGGAACCTCGGCCACGCCATCATCAAGACCTCCGCCGTCAAGCCCGAGCGCCGCTACATCGAGGCTCCGGCGCTCGTGCTGGACAGCCAGCAGGCGCTGAACGACGCCTTCAAGGCGGGCGAACTCGACCGCGATTTCGTCGCCGTCATCCGCTTTCAGGGACCGAAGGCGAACGGCATGCCGGAACTGCACCGGCTGACGACGGTTCTCGGCATCCTGCAGGATCGCGGCCACCGCGTGGCGCTCGTCACCGACGGGCGCATGTCCGGCGCATCGGGCAAGGTTCCCGCCGCCATCCACGTCACGCCGGAAGCGCTCGACGGCGGACCCATCGGCAAGGTCCGCACGGGGGACGTCGTGCGGCTCGACGCGGAAGGGGGCATGCTGGAAGTGCTGGTCTCGGCTGCTGAGCTGAAGTCGCGCCCCAAGGCGGTGGCGGACCTTTCCGGCAATGATTTCGGCATGGGCCGCGAATTGTTCCTCGGCATGCGCCAGATGGCCGGACGCGCCGATGAAGGCGCAAGCGTGTTTGCTGGTTGA
- the pgl gene encoding 6-phosphogluconolactonase, giving the protein MAEPVLHQFASRQDLARALAEAVSGRLAAAIERTSSALLAVSGGSTPGPFFDVLSCTDIDWPKVTVTLVDERLVPDTSPRSNAGLVRARLLQDRASAAAFLPLFGTGDVAADAAATEARLRALGRPIDVVVLGMGNDGHTASFFPDADELDALVDPAAQRLVAGVHAASAGEPRLTLTLPPLLDAGFIALHIEGAEKHATLERVLAPGSRLPIRRVMDAVDRPVEVYWAP; this is encoded by the coding sequence ATGGCCGAGCCGGTGCTGCATCAGTTCGCATCGCGGCAGGATCTGGCCCGCGCGCTGGCCGAGGCCGTGAGCGGGCGGCTTGCGGCGGCCATCGAGCGGACATCCTCCGCGCTGCTCGCCGTTTCGGGCGGGTCGACGCCGGGGCCGTTTTTCGATGTGCTGTCGTGCACCGACATCGACTGGCCGAAGGTGACCGTCACGCTGGTCGATGAACGGCTGGTGCCCGATACCTCGCCGCGCTCCAATGCCGGGCTGGTCAGGGCGCGGCTGCTTCAGGACAGGGCAAGCGCTGCGGCCTTCCTGCCGCTCTTCGGCACGGGCGATGTCGCCGCCGATGCCGCTGCCACCGAGGCCCGGCTCCGGGCGCTCGGGCGGCCCATCGACGTTGTCGTGCTCGGCATGGGCAATGACGGCCACACCGCCTCGTTTTTCCCGGATGCCGACGAACTGGACGCGCTCGTCGACCCTGCGGCGCAGCGCCTCGTTGCGGGCGTGCATGCCGCCAGCGCGGGAGAGCCGCGCCTGACTTTGACATTGCCGCCGCTGCTCGATGCCGGCTTCATTGCGCTGCACATCGAGGGCGCGGAAAAGCATGCGACGCTGGAGCGGGTTCTCGCGCCCGGATCGCGCCTGCCGATCCGCCGCGTGATGGATGCCGTCGACCGGCCGGTCGAGGTTTACTGGGCGCCGTAG
- the zwf gene encoding glucose-6-phosphate dehydrogenase, which translates to MTSQIIKVDPFDFIIFGGTGDLSERKLLPALYYRQCDHQFSDPTRIIGASRARMPDAEFREFAEKAIRDHVKPDDINEDELKTFIQRISYVAADAKSGEGFDHLKEAIGDSQSIRAFYLAVAPALFGEISHKLKQHGLITDNSRIVVEKPIGRDLKSARELNDQIGADFGEHQVFRIDHYLGKETVQNLMALRFANALYEPLWNSAHIDHVQITVAETVGLEDRVTYYDTAGALRDMVQNHMLQLLCLVAMEPPSSMEANAVRDEKLKVLRSLKRINGAEAPKQTVRGQYKAGASAGGPVKGYVEELGKPSNTETFVAIKAEIANWRWAGVPFYLRTGKRLATRVSEICIEFKQIPHSIFDESAGNVYSNKLIIRLQPDEGVKQFIMMKDPGPGGMRLRQIPLDMTFAQNFQGRAPDAYERLIMDVIRGSQTLFMRRDEVEAAWTWADPILNAWSENRQEAQGYTAGTWGPSASIALIERDGRTWHESD; encoded by the coding sequence ATGACCAGCCAGATCATCAAGGTCGATCCATTCGATTTCATCATCTTCGGCGGAACGGGAGACCTTTCCGAGCGCAAGCTGCTGCCCGCGCTCTATTATCGGCAGTGCGATCACCAGTTCTCGGACCCGACGCGCATCATCGGCGCATCGCGCGCCAGGATGCCGGACGCGGAATTCCGCGAGTTCGCTGAAAAGGCGATCCGCGACCATGTGAAGCCGGACGATATCAACGAAGACGAGCTGAAGACATTCATCCAGCGCATTTCCTACGTCGCGGCGGACGCCAAGAGCGGCGAAGGCTTCGATCATCTCAAGGAAGCGATCGGCGACAGCCAGAGCATCCGCGCGTTCTACCTTGCGGTCGCGCCAGCGCTTTTCGGCGAGATTTCGCACAAGCTGAAGCAGCACGGGCTGATTACCGACAACAGCCGCATCGTGGTGGAAAAGCCCATTGGCCGCGACCTGAAATCGGCCCGCGAACTCAACGACCAGATCGGCGCGGATTTCGGCGAGCATCAGGTGTTCCGCATCGACCACTATCTCGGCAAGGAGACGGTGCAGAACCTGATGGCGCTGCGCTTCGCCAACGCGCTCTACGAGCCGTTGTGGAACTCCGCGCACATCGACCATGTGCAGATCACCGTGGCCGAGACGGTCGGGCTTGAGGACCGCGTCACCTATTACGACACGGCGGGCGCGCTGCGCGACATGGTGCAGAACCACATGCTCCAGCTTCTCTGCCTCGTGGCGATGGAGCCGCCCTCCTCGATGGAGGCCAATGCGGTGCGAGACGAGAAGCTCAAGGTGCTGCGCTCGCTCAAGCGCATCAACGGTGCCGAGGCCCCGAAGCAGACGGTGCGCGGCCAGTACAAGGCGGGCGCTTCGGCGGGCGGTCCGGTGAAGGGCTATGTCGAGGAACTCGGCAAGCCCAGCAACACGGAGACCTTTGTCGCCATCAAGGCCGAAATCGCCAACTGGCGATGGGCGGGCGTGCCGTTCTATCTGCGCACCGGCAAGCGACTGGCTACGCGCGTTTCAGAAATATGCATAGAATTCAAGCAGATACCGCATTCTATCTTCGATGAATCGGCAGGTAACGTCTATTCCAACAAGCTCATCATCCGCCTCCAGCCGGACGAAGGCGTGAAGCAGTTCATCATGATGAAGGACCCCGGACCGGGCGGCATGCGCCTGCGCCAGATCCCGCTCGACATGACGTTTGCCCAGAACTTCCAGGGCCGCGCGCCGGATGCATATGAGCGGCTTATCATGGATGTCATTCGCGGTTCGCAGACGCTGTTCATGCGCCGCGACGAGGTGGAGGCGGCCTGGACATGGGCCGATCCGATCCTGAACGCATGGTCGGAAAACCGGCAGGAAGCGCAGGGCTACACCGCCGGCACCTGGGGGCCGTCGGCATCCATCGCGCTGATCGAGCGCGACGGCCGCACCTGGCACGAGAGCGATTGA
- a CDS encoding SDR family oxidoreductase, which yields MSRLKDKVAIVTGAASGFGEGMARRFAEEGARVVVADVNTVGAERVATEIGGDAIWTQTDVSQRSEFAEMVDAAMAAFGRIDIMVNNAGYTHRNGSLLEVKEDVFDLITAINMKAIYHSTRAVVPIMERQGGGVILNTASTAGLRPRPGLTWYNASKGWVITATKSMAVELASKKIRVNCLCPVAGETGMLAQFMGEDTPERRSQFKSVIPLGRFSTPLDIANAALFLCSDEGAFLTGVALEVDGGRCV from the coding sequence ATGTCCCGTTTGAAAGACAAGGTAGCAATCGTCACGGGCGCAGCGTCCGGTTTCGGCGAAGGCATGGCGCGGCGTTTCGCGGAAGAAGGCGCGCGCGTCGTGGTCGCAGATGTCAACACGGTCGGGGCCGAGCGTGTCGCGACAGAGATCGGCGGCGATGCGATCTGGACCCAGACCGACGTTTCGCAGCGCTCCGAATTCGCCGAGATGGTGGATGCCGCGATGGCCGCCTTCGGGCGCATCGACATCATGGTCAACAATGCCGGCTATACCCACCGCAACGGCAGCCTGCTTGAGGTGAAGGAGGATGTTTTCGACCTCATCACCGCGATCAACATGAAGGCGATCTACCATTCGACTCGTGCGGTTGTGCCGATCATGGAGCGACAGGGCGGCGGCGTTATTCTCAACACGGCCTCGACCGCCGGGCTGAGGCCGCGACCGGGCCTGACCTGGTACAACGCCTCCAAGGGCTGGGTGATCACCGCCACGAAGTCGATGGCCGTCGAGCTTGCATCGAAGAAGATCCGCGTCAATTGCCTGTGCCCGGTCGCCGGAGAGACGGGCATGCTCGCGCAGTTCATGGGCGAGGACACGCCGGAGCGGCGCAGCCAGTTCAAGTCCGTCATTCCGCTTGGCCGGTTCTCGACGCCGCTCGACATCGCCAACGCCGCGCTTTTCCTGTGCTCGGACGAAGGCGCATTCCTGACCGGCGTGGCGCTTGAGGTCGACGGCGGCAGGTGTGTGTAG
- a CDS encoding MliC family protein, translating to MRRWFAVLIAAMVAQSAQAASVTLDLPGGAASRETVNYACGGEKITATYINAGDNALAVLKIGERVVVTVNVLSGSGARYAGQEIVWWTKGSEATLYDLRKGENDPGEMCKTVS from the coding sequence ATGCGGCGGTGGTTTGCGGTTTTGATTGCTGCCATGGTCGCGCAAAGCGCGCAGGCGGCCAGCGTGACGCTCGACCTGCCGGGTGGTGCGGCAAGCCGCGAGACGGTGAACTACGCCTGCGGCGGCGAGAAGATCACCGCCACCTATATCAATGCCGGTGACAACGCGCTCGCCGTGTTGAAAATCGGCGAGAGGGTTGTCGTCACCGTCAACGTTCTTTCAGGCAGCGGCGCGCGCTATGCCGGGCAGGAAATCGTCTGGTGGACCAAGGGCAGCGAGGCGACGCTCTACGACCTCCGCAAAGGCGAGAACGACCCCGGCGAGATGTGCAAGACTGTCAGTTAG
- a CDS encoding VWA domain-containing protein has product MRHPARVFVILFAILCATTMARAEGRAIIVLDASGSMWGQIDGKPKLEIARQTLRTVLQSIPSDLELGLMAYGHRQKGSCEDIELVVPPATGTAGAIAAAADQMKFLGKTPLSAAVKKAAEDLKYTEEKATVILITDGLETCAADPCALGKELEQSGVDFTAHVVGFGLTADEGKQVACLAENTGGKYMQASDASQLEEALKTTVAEAAQPAPEPQPAPPPAPEPAKVEFNIMPTASLTEGGEAINSNDLSYTVSRAKPDGTAGDYVTTEYGQWKGNLEPGEYVIVAKMGEAATQQKIGIEAGKTATPRFVLNAGTLAIRAVPYEGAEPDGDAQIIADFPGGSSSANYGERTFVLPAGETKITVKLGAGEVSETFSIAAGQTISKDIVVGVGTAVISSFYTQGGEKVDSGNLYTRIFKAAKKMDGTRDQVAYDYGTDPDFDLPAGDYVAVVQLDATNVEVPFSVKVGERKDETVVLNAGVLAVDAPGASEIRLFEGKANLQGERQGVTYGYGETLQSTVPAGDYMLIVTPNGEGQKKEKPVTVKAGERTEIKVE; this is encoded by the coding sequence ATGCGGCATCCGGCACGCGTTTTTGTCATCCTGTTTGCGATCCTGTGCGCCACGACGATGGCGCGGGCGGAAGGCCGCGCGATCATCGTGCTCGATGCATCCGGGTCGATGTGGGGCCAGATAGACGGCAAGCCGAAGCTGGAGATTGCGCGCCAGACGCTGCGCACCGTGTTGCAGAGCATTCCGTCCGACCTGGAGCTTGGCCTGATGGCCTATGGCCACCGCCAGAAGGGAAGCTGCGAGGACATCGAGCTTGTGGTGCCGCCCGCCACCGGCACGGCAGGCGCGATCGCCGCCGCGGCGGACCAGATGAAATTCCTCGGCAAGACGCCGCTTTCCGCTGCGGTGAAAAAGGCGGCGGAGGACCTGAAATACACAGAGGAAAAGGCAACCGTCATCCTCATAACCGACGGACTGGAAACCTGTGCCGCCGATCCATGCGCGCTCGGCAAGGAACTCGAGCAATCGGGCGTCGATTTCACGGCCCATGTCGTCGGCTTCGGCCTGACCGCCGACGAGGGGAAGCAGGTGGCGTGCCTGGCGGAAAATACGGGCGGCAAATACATGCAGGCGTCGGACGCCTCGCAACTGGAAGAGGCGTTGAAGACGACGGTGGCGGAGGCCGCGCAACCCGCGCCCGAGCCCCAGCCGGCGCCGCCTCCGGCTCCCGAGCCGGCGAAGGTCGAGTTCAACATCATGCCGACCGCGTCGCTGACCGAAGGCGGCGAGGCGATCAATTCGAACGACCTTTCCTACACGGTTTCCCGCGCAAAGCCGGACGGAACGGCGGGCGACTACGTGACCACCGAATATGGCCAGTGGAAGGGCAATCTCGAACCGGGCGAGTACGTGATCGTCGCGAAGATGGGCGAGGCCGCCACGCAGCAGAAAATCGGCATCGAGGCGGGCAAGACGGCAACCCCGCGCTTCGTCTTGAATGCGGGCACGCTGGCAATTCGCGCGGTGCCCTATGAGGGCGCGGAGCCGGATGGCGATGCGCAGATCATCGCCGATTTTCCGGGCGGCAGTTCATCGGCCAACTATGGCGAGCGGACATTCGTTCTGCCGGCAGGCGAGACGAAGATCACCGTGAAGCTCGGCGCGGGCGAAGTGAGCGAGACGTTCAGCATCGCGGCGGGCCAGACCATCTCAAAAGATATTGTGGTGGGCGTCGGTACGGCGGTGATTTCGAGCTTCTACACGCAGGGCGGCGAGAAGGTCGATTCAGGCAATCTCTACACGCGCATTTTCAAGGCGGCGAAAAAGATGGACGGCACGCGCGATCAGGTCGCGTATGACTATGGCACCGATCCCGATTTCGACCTGCCCGCCGGTGACTATGTGGCGGTGGTGCAGCTCGACGCCACCAATGTCGAAGTGCCGTTCTCCGTCAAGGTGGGCGAGCGCAAGGACGAGACGGTCGTGCTGAATGCGGGCGTGCTGGCGGTGGACGCGCCCGGCGCCAGCGAGATCAGGCTGTTCGAGGGCAAGGCCAATTTGCAGGGTGAAAGGCAGGGCGTCACCTATGGCTATGGTGAAACATTGCAGTCCACCGTGCCCGCCGGAGACTATATGCTGATCGTGACGCCGAACGGAGAAGGGCAGAAGAAGGAAAAGCCCGTCACCGTGAAGGCCGGAGAGCGCACCGAGATCAAGGTCGAATAG
- a CDS encoding GlxA family transcriptional regulator: protein MVERFPMFSLAAAIDILRSANRQLGHNFYSWITVSADGESVMASNGLPVKVDYSIADVPSADILFVAAGLSLEFPGKSKVLAGLRKWGRRGGALGALSVGSHLLADAGQLDGCRCTIHWENRASFMEAFPGIECTGNVFEIDRKRYTCAGGTTSIDLMLAIVREDLGSGIANEVANQFNYERVRSAADRQRRGPERDLTGKSEKLKRIVERMADALDEPLSAVQLARAAGLSVRQVERLFLRHMNMTPGKYYTRLRLERARELLRQTNMPILDIAVATGFASHSYFAQSYRQHFGRPPSEERRTTY, encoded by the coding sequence ATGGTGGAGCGGTTCCCCATGTTCTCGCTTGCCGCCGCCATCGACATCCTGCGCTCGGCAAATCGGCAGCTCGGTCACAATTTCTATAGCTGGATCACGGTTTCCGCTGACGGAGAGTCGGTCATGGCCTCCAACGGCCTGCCGGTCAAGGTGGACTACAGCATCGCCGACGTGCCGTCTGCCGACATTCTGTTTGTCGCGGCGGGCCTTTCGCTCGAATTTCCCGGCAAGAGCAAGGTGCTGGCGGGCCTGCGCAAATGGGGCCGCCGGGGCGGGGCGCTCGGCGCGCTTTCCGTCGGCTCGCATCTTTTGGCAGACGCCGGGCAACTGGACGGTTGCCGCTGCACCATCCATTGGGAAAACCGCGCTTCATTCATGGAAGCCTTTCCCGGCATCGAATGCACGGGCAATGTGTTCGAGATCGACCGCAAGAGATACACCTGCGCGGGCGGCACCACCTCCATCGACCTCATGCTCGCCATCGTGCGGGAAGACCTTGGCTCGGGCATTGCCAACGAGGTCGCCAACCAGTTCAACTACGAGCGCGTGCGCTCGGCTGCCGACCGGCAGCGGCGCGGCCCCGAGCGCGACCTCACCGGCAAATCCGAGAAGCTCAAGCGCATCGTCGAGCGCATGGCCGACGCGCTGGACGAGCCGCTGTCAGCGGTGCAACTCGCCAGGGCGGCAGGACTGTCGGTGCGGCAGGTCGAGCGGCTGTTCCTGCGCCACATGAACATGACGCCCGGCAAATATTACACGCGGCTTAGGCTCGAACGCGCACGCGAATTGTTGCGGCAGACCAACATGCCGATCCTCGACATTGCCGTGGCGACGGGCTTCGCGTCGCATTCCTATTTCGCGCAGAGCTATCGCCAGCATTTCGGACGGCCCCCCAGCGAGGAACGCCGCACGACGTATTGA
- the folD gene encoding bifunctional methylenetetrahydrofolate dehydrogenase/methenyltetrahydrofolate cyclohydrolase FolD, whose product MAERIDGRQIAEEVIAEVKKRSATLLEARNVQPGLAVVIVGEDPASQVYVASKSKKAKECGFKSVQHTLPATTGEAELLALIANLNADPSIHGILVQLPLPDHIDSGRVIQTIAPEKDVDGFHFINVGKLVTGEMKTAFVPCTPAGSMILIERVRGRDLSGLNAVVVGRSNIVGKPMASLLLGANCTVTIAHSRTRDLPAVCRTADILVAAVGRPEMVRGDWIKPGATVIDVGINRIATPDGKTRLVGDVAYSEAEKVAGAITPVPGGVGPMTIALLMANTLVSAYLAAGLERPQF is encoded by the coding sequence ATGGCTGAAAGAATCGACGGCAGGCAGATCGCGGAAGAGGTGATCGCCGAGGTCAAGAAGCGGTCGGCAACGCTCCTGGAAGCCCGGAACGTGCAGCCCGGCCTTGCCGTCGTCATTGTGGGCGAGGACCCTGCGAGCCAGGTCTACGTCGCGTCCAAGTCGAAAAAGGCCAAGGAATGCGGGTTCAAATCCGTCCAGCACACGCTGCCGGCCACAACCGGCGAGGCGGAGTTGCTGGCGCTGATCGCGAACCTCAATGCCGACCCGTCGATCCACGGAATACTTGTCCAGCTTCCGCTGCCGGACCACATCGATTCGGGTCGCGTCATCCAGACCATCGCGCCGGAAAAGGATGTCGACGGCTTCCACTTCATCAATGTCGGCAAGCTCGTGACCGGCGAAATGAAAACGGCTTTCGTTCCCTGCACGCCCGCCGGTTCGATGATCCTGATCGAGCGGGTGCGCGGGCGGGACCTCTCGGGCCTGAATGCCGTGGTTGTGGGCCGTTCCAACATCGTCGGCAAGCCCATGGCCAGCCTGCTGCTCGGCGCGAACTGCACGGTGACGATTGCGCACAGCCGCACCCGCGACCTTCCGGCGGTCTGCCGGACAGCCGATATTCTGGTTGCGGCGGTGGGTCGCCCGGAAATGGTGCGCGGCGACTGGATCAAGCCCGGCGCCACGGTCATCGATGTCGGCATCAATCGCATCGCCACGCCGGACGGCAAGACCCGGCTGGTCGGTGATGTGGCCTATTCGGAGGCCGAAAAAGTGGCGGGCGCGATCACGCCGGTGCCGGGCGGCGTCGGGCCGATGACGATTGCGCTGTTGATGGCGAACACACTGGTGTCGGCCTATCTTGCCGCCGGGCTGGAAAGGCCACAATTCTAG
- a CDS encoding TetR/AcrR family transcriptional regulator, protein MNAPAMTRRERHKADTRAELLAMAHQLIREEGYEGLTIRKLAERVGYAPMSVYSYFADKDEILLAVAEDAFAMLARRVAARQTDNPLESIRIGLNEYAAFALENPNEYVTVFMTPKTHLHEKDTFDRLKKNNPCLNLLLSQIAAAVSRGQMKGDVFAIATMLWSAIHGAVSLMITFPKFPFGEPTGFAGRMIDVAMAAVTEGEIESLGDPGDCGVIGRWP, encoded by the coding sequence ATGAATGCGCCGGCCATGACCCGCCGCGAACGCCACAAGGCGGACACCCGAGCCGAGCTTCTGGCGATGGCCCATCAGCTTATCCGAGAGGAGGGTTATGAGGGCCTGACCATCCGCAAACTGGCCGAACGGGTCGGCTATGCGCCGATGTCGGTCTATTCCTATTTCGCGGACAAGGACGAAATCCTGCTGGCCGTGGCGGAGGACGCGTTTGCCATGCTGGCCCGCCGCGTGGCCGCCCGCCAAACCGATAACCCATTGGAATCAATAAGGATCGGCCTCAACGAATACGCCGCCTTCGCGCTCGAGAACCCGAACGAATATGTCACCGTCTTCATGACGCCCAAGACCCATCTGCATGAGAAGGACACGTTCGACAGGCTGAAGAAGAACAATCCTTGCCTGAACCTGCTGCTGTCGCAAATCGCCGCCGCCGTTTCGCGCGGCCAGATGAAGGGCGATGTCTTTGCAATCGCCACGATGCTGTGGTCGGCGATCCATGGCGCGGTTTCGTTGATGATTACATTCCCGAAATTCCCATTCGGCGAACCCACTGGCTTTGCCGGACGGATGATCGATGTCGCCATGGCCGCCGTTACCGAAGGCGAGATCGAATCGCTTGGCGATCCCGGTGACTGCGGCGTCATCGGTCGGTGGCCGTAG
- the proC gene encoding pyrroline-5-carboxylate reductase codes for MVVKLVLVGCGNMGFAMLSGWLKSGKMKPSEVFVVEPNEALRDRAAGLGIATAASATGLRAGLKPDMVLIAVKPQVLRDVLENYKEYGSSATTFISIAAGTPIRTFEEILGSGTPVLRCMPNTPAAIGKGMMVAYANAHVTADAKAAIEDLLSASGEVTSIADEALMDAVTAVSGSGPAYIFHFIECLTKAAETVGLPSDTARLLAMQTVYGAACLAAETRQDPGELRRQVTSPNGTTAAALDVLMGGEKMQNLLTEAVHAAQKRSVELGS; via the coding sequence ATGGTCGTGAAGCTGGTTCTTGTCGGGTGCGGAAATATGGGTTTCGCCATGCTTTCCGGCTGGTTGAAATCCGGGAAGATGAAGCCGTCCGAGGTCTTTGTCGTGGAACCCAACGAGGCGCTTCGCGATCGCGCCGCCGGCCTGGGCATCGCGACGGCGGCAAGCGCGACCGGCCTCCGCGCCGGATTGAAACCGGATATGGTGCTGATTGCAGTGAAGCCGCAGGTGCTGCGCGATGTCCTTGAAAACTATAAGGAATACGGCTCGTCGGCGACGACGTTCATTTCAATTGCGGCCGGCACGCCGATCAGGACATTCGAGGAAATACTGGGGTCCGGTACCCCGGTGTTGCGCTGTATGCCCAACACGCCCGCCGCAATCGGCAAGGGCATGATGGTGGCCTATGCGAATGCGCATGTGACCGCCGACGCCAAGGCCGCCATCGAGGACCTGCTTTCCGCCAGCGGCGAAGTCACGAGCATCGCGGATGAAGCCTTGATGGATGCGGTAACGGCTGTTTCCGGCTCCGGACCTGCCTATATATTTCATTTCATCGAATGCCTGACGAAAGCCGCCGAGACGGTCGGCCTTCCATCGGACACCGCAAGGCTGCTCGCCATGCAAACGGTCTATGGAGCGGCATGTCTCGCTGCGGAAACCCGTCAGGACCCCGGCGAATTGCGGCGGCAGGTCACAAGCCCCAACGGCACGACCGCTGCCGCGCTCGACGTGCTGATGGGCGGCGAAAAGATGCAGAACCTGCTGACCGAAGCCGTTCACGCCGCGCAAAAGCGCTCCGTCGAGCTGGGAAGCTAG